In the genome of Synechococcus sp. CB0101, the window CAGTTCGCCAGCCAGTTTTTGAGCCATGCTGCGGCCGTTGCGGGCACGGGAGAAGTTCACCAGCCAACGCAGAGCCATGGCGGTGCCGCGCTCCTGACGCACTTCCATCGGCACCTGGTAGGTGGCGCCACCCACGCGGCGGGCACGCACTTCCACAAGGGGAGTGGCGTTCTTGACGGCGGTCTCGAACACTTCCAGGGGGTCAGCGCCGGTGCGCTCGCCGATCAGCGTGAAGGCATCGGAAAGAATCCGCTGGGCGGTGGACTTCTTGCCGTGCTTCATCAGACGGGCCACGATCATGGTGGCGAGACGGCTGTTGAACTGCGGATCCGGCAGGATCGGACGCTTCTCGGCGGCGTTGCGGCGTGACATAGACCTGGAAAAGGGGAATCAGGAAACGGCTACGGCTGGATGGAGATCAGTCCTTCGGAGTCTTGGCGCCGTACTTGGAGCGCGACTGACGACGATCCTTCACGCCAGCGGTATCGAGCGTGCCGCGAATGATGTGGTAGCGGACACCGGGCAGATCCTTCACACGACCGCCGCGGATCATCACCACGGAGTGCTCCTGAAGGTTGTGGCCGATACCGGGGATGTAGGCCGTGACCTCGAAACCGGAGGTCAGACGCACACGGGCAACTTTGCGCAGCGCCGAGTTGGGCTTCTTCGGGGTGGAGGTGTACACGCGGGTGCACACACCACGGCGCTCAGGGCAGGCGCGCAGGGCAGGCGACTTGGTCTTGCGGGTAAGGCGCTGCCGCTCACTGCGGATCAGCTGCTGAATCGTGGGCATCGAGGGCCGGTTACAGGAGGTCGGAAAGACCGACCGTGGCGACAATCCGCCACCTTACTTTGTCGCCTGCACCCCCACCCCCGCAGGCTCATCAGCGGGGCTGAAGGCCGCGCCACAGGCGCAGATCCGCAGCTCTCGCCCAGCCCGCACCAGGAATCCGCCGCCGCTGAGATCGCCGCGATAGTCGAGTTCGAGGCTGCCCAGGCGCTCGCACTGATCGCCCGGAGCAAAGAGGGTGATGCCATCGGCCCGGGCGACGGCGACCCCCGCCAGATGGCCGGGGCGGATCCGAATCACCCAGCGCTCACAGCTGCCATCCACCAGATTGAGATGCATCATCCCGGGGGTGCCAGCCACCGCCGCCTGACGCCCCAGTTCAGCGGCTGCGGCAGGAGTGAGGCGCAGGCTGTGGCCCTTGGGCATGGGTGGAGGTTGGGGCAGTCGTCCCAGTGTGTCAGGGCTCCTGGGTCAAGGGCGCTCCGGCGTGCGCGCCTGCTCCAGCTTGGGCACCAAGCCCAGCCCGTTGTGCACAGCTGCTGCCACACCGCGGCCTTTCACGGTGTGCACATCCGCCAGCACCAGCCCCGTGGAGCTTCCGCCATCGAGGTTGAGGGCATCTTTCAATCCCTCCTGCCGCATCAGCAGTGCTGTTTCCATCAGCGTTGGGCCGGGATTGTTCACCCCTTGCAGGGTGATCAGCCAGAGCTGGCGACCATCGCTGCCCACCACGGTGCGCGGGGCGGCCTGGCTCATGAAACCGGAGCTGAAGCCCTCCGCGCTGCCGTTGAGCACCACCCGGCCGTTTTGCAGCAGCAGTGGCCCGCCTCCCAGCACATTCGGCTGATCGCCCACCGCATTGCTGGCGCGGCTTTTCAGCGTGAGTTGCTCTCCTTTCTGCCATGGCACGCTCACGCCGCCGCGCGCCACCAGCAAGAGATCGCCATCGCGCAGCGGCACTGCGGGGCTCAGTTCGCCCAGTTCAAAGCGCTGCTGCACCACCCCTTGGCGCACCAGCACGCCCATCTCGGTGCCGGTGATCGGTTGGTAGCGGCTGCCCCAGTCCGCGGTGTAGCGGGCCAGGCCCTTCTGCACGTAACCGCTGTTCACGCTGGTCACGGTCCAGCGTTGGCGGTTGCTGTCTTCGATCGTTTCCACCAGCATCAGCCGATCGAAGCGGGGTAGCTCGCCTGCCTTCCAGCCAGCGGCCCCGCGGTTGAGGATCGGGCCCGACAGCCAGCGCCCCTGTTCCCGCATCGCTCCGAGCGGCAGGCGGTTCACGCGATTGAAATAGCCACCGTTGATGGCGATCAGGGCCTGCTCCTGGCGGGCCAGCTGGCTGAGGCTGCTCAGGCCCTGCATGCCATCGCTGCGGTTGAGCGGCCGCAGCTCCAAGGGCACCTGGCGGGGATCAAGACGCACAGCGTTGATCAGCACCTGGCGTGAGCCGATGCGGCCGATGCGGCGCTCCAGCTGAAGCCCCTGGCTCTGCAGTGCCACCAGGCGTGGATCCCGCTCGGGCGCTGGCCTCGGGGTGGTGGCCATGCCCTGGTCGGCCGCTTGGGGGAGATCGAACACCAGCCGCCAGGGGGCGCCCAGGCTGAGGCGTTCACCCTCGCGGGGCACCTGCACGCGCAACCATCCTTGGCTCTGGCTCGGCTTGAGCCCCAGCTGCTTCAACTGCTCCAGTTGCGGCGCCGTCGCTTCCGTGCCGATCAACAGTTGGCCGTCGCCGCTGCGCACCAGTGCGGGCGCGCTGAGATCCAGCACCACCCGCTGACCGCTGATGCTCGGCTTGCTCGCGCGAATCGCTTGCAAAGGCCGGCTCGGCAGCTCGAGCTGCAGTTCACGCCCTTGCGTGCTGATCTTGATCCCCACGGCCTCCAGTAGGTTGCCCACGGGGACGGCCACCTCGTCATCGAGGCTGCGTTGGCGGTCGGCCCCCAGCTCCAGTTTCTGGCCGAACCACTCGAGCACCAAACTGCCGCCGGTGCCGGCGCTGCGGCTCACCCCCAGCTGGCCCTCCAGGACCTCGAGCGGCAGCCAGAGCTCACCGGCGTCCTGCAGCCAGAGGGCTTGTTGGCGCAGGCCGTTGATGCTGATGCTTGTTCCCTGAACCCGCTTCCCGCCAGCGGGATTAGCCTGGCGCTGCAAGGGTGCCTGCGGAGCTGGGGCCGGCAAGGGCGGCGGCGGTGTGAGCGGGATGCCGGGGAGCAGAGCCGCCAGCGCCGGCAGGGGGGGCATCCAACAGCGGCAGCAGGCCTGGCCACGCTAGCGAGCTCGTTTAGCTGCGCCTAGGGGATACCAGCTCCTAGGATCGGCAGTTCGCAGCGCGGCCCCAGGCCGGGCGAGCCAAGGCCAAGGCAGCGCTTGCGCGGTGGCTGGTTCGCTCTCGCGCTGGCTCAATTCGCAACAGGTTGTCGCCGGGTTATGTCGCTGTTTTCTCGCCCCGAATGGCCCCATCGCGACAGCCCCGCCCCGGCGGCGGTAGCCGGCGAGAAGGATGCCTGCGGTGTGGGTTTTCTGGCCAGCCTGAAAGGTGAAGCCAGCCATTGGGTGCTGCGTCAGGCCTTGCGCGGCCTTGATTGCATGGAGCACCGCGGCGGCTGCGGCGGCGATGGCGATTCCGGCGATGGTGCCGGCGTGCTCTGCGGCATTCCGTGGAGCTATCTCAATGCGGTGTGGCCGGAGGCCGCTGCCAGTAGCGGCAGCAACCGCGGCCTGGGCATGGTGTTCCTGCCGGCCGATGCGGCTCGCCGCGATCAGGCCAAGGCCTTCTGTGATGAAGAAGCCGCCAAGCTCGGCCTCACCAGCCTCGGCTGGCGCGCGGTGCCGGTGGATGCCTCGGTGCTCGGTCCCCTGGCTCGCGGGACTGCGCCGGTGATCGAGCAGTGGCTGCTCGGCGCTTCTGAGGTCGGCGATGCCCTCGAATCGCTGCTGTTCCGCCTGCGCCGCCGCTGCGGTGATCGGGCTCGGGCGGCTTGGGGCGCCGGCCCCAGCGATCTCTATTTCGCGTCGCTCAGCAGCCGCACCGTTGTGTACAAGGGCATGGTGCGCTCCGAAGTGCTCTCGGCCTTCTATGGCGACCTGCGCGATGAGCGTTTTGCCGTGAGCTTTGCGGTGTATCACCGCCGCTTCAGCACCAACACCCTGCCCCGCTGGCCCCTGGCCCAGCCGATGCGGCTGCTCGGCCACAACGGCGAGATCAACACCCTGCTGGGCAACCTCAACTGGGCCCGCGCCTCCGAGGCCGATCTCGATGCGGTGTGGGGTGAGGCCGCTGCAGACCTCAAGCCGGTGGTGAACCCGGCCTTCAGTGATTCCGCCAACCTCGACGCCACCCTGGAGCTGCTGGTGCGCAGCGGCCGGCCGATCACCGAGAGCCTGCTCACGCTGGTGCCCGAGGCTTTCCGCGACCAGCCCGAGCTGGCCGATAAGCCAGAAATTCAGGCCTTCTACGAATATTCCGCCTGCACCCAGGAGCCCTGGGACGGCCCCGCCCTGTTGGTGTTCGCCGATGGGCGCAGCGTCGGCGCCACCCTCGATCGCAACGGCCTGCGCCCGGCTCGCTACTGCATCACCAA includes:
- the rpsG gene encoding 30S ribosomal protein S7, with product MSRRNAAEKRPILPDPQFNSRLATMIVARLMKHGKKSTAQRILSDAFTLIGERTGADPLEVFETAVKNATPLVEVRARRVGGATYQVPMEVRQERGTAMALRWLVNFSRARNGRSMAQKLAGELMDAANEAGSAVRKREETHKMAEANKAFAHYRY
- the rpsL gene encoding 30S ribosomal protein S12, whose translation is MPTIQQLIRSERQRLTRKTKSPALRACPERRGVCTRVYTSTPKKPNSALRKVARVRLTSGFEVTAYIPGIGHNLQEHSVVMIRGGRVKDLPGVRYHIIRGTLDTAGVKDRRQSRSKYGAKTPKD
- a CDS encoding AIR synthase; the encoded protein is MPKGHSLRLTPAAAAELGRQAAVAGTPGMMHLNLVDGSCERWVIRIRPGHLAGVAVARADGITLFAPGDQCERLGSLELDYRGDLSGGGFLVRAGRELRICACGAAFSPADEPAGVGVQATK
- a CDS encoding phosphodiester glycosidase family protein — its product is MPPLPALAALLPGIPLTPPPPLPAPAPQAPLQRQANPAGGKRVQGTSISINGLRQQALWLQDAGELWLPLEVLEGQLGVSRSAGTGGSLVLEWFGQKLELGADRQRSLDDEVAVPVGNLLEAVGIKISTQGRELQLELPSRPLQAIRASKPSISGQRVVLDLSAPALVRSGDGQLLIGTEATAPQLEQLKQLGLKPSQSQGWLRVQVPREGERLSLGAPWRLVFDLPQAADQGMATTPRPAPERDPRLVALQSQGLQLERRIGRIGSRQVLINAVRLDPRQVPLELRPLNRSDGMQGLSSLSQLARQEQALIAINGGYFNRVNRLPLGAMREQGRWLSGPILNRGAAGWKAGELPRFDRLMLVETIEDSNRQRWTVTSVNSGYVQKGLARYTADWGSRYQPITGTEMGVLVRQGVVQQRFELGELSPAVPLRDGDLLLVARGGVSVPWQKGEQLTLKSRASNAVGDQPNVLGGGPLLLQNGRVVLNGSAEGFSSGFMSQAAPRTVVGSDGRQLWLITLQGVNNPGPTLMETALLMRQEGLKDALNLDGGSSTGLVLADVHTVKGRGVAAAVHNGLGLVPKLEQARTPERP